A window of Photobacterium sp. GJ3 contains these coding sequences:
- a CDS encoding glutathione S-transferase family protein, which yields MAELILTTFDWVPEFPRGYVRDVRIRWALEEAALPYRVETVPFQDRSAAHFQHQPFGQVPWLKDGELSVFESGAILLHLGEQSEALMSREPRCRSETIQWLFAGLNSVEMAVLPWFIVRFSGESQDTPGSMALNRFLDARLSHMETFLTSREWLAGRFSIADIVMSDALRLVGRFDALADYPACQAYVERATVRPAFQKAYADQLAHFADAD from the coding sequence ATGGCTGAACTGATTCTCACCACCTTCGATTGGGTCCCAGAGTTCCCCCGGGGATATGTACGGGATGTCAGGATACGTTGGGCACTGGAAGAAGCGGCGCTGCCTTACCGGGTTGAAACCGTGCCTTTTCAGGACAGAAGTGCTGCGCACTTTCAGCATCAGCCTTTTGGACAGGTGCCCTGGCTGAAAGATGGTGAACTGTCTGTATTTGAAAGTGGCGCGATCCTGCTTCATTTAGGCGAGCAAAGCGAGGCACTGATGTCCCGGGAGCCGCGTTGTCGCAGTGAAACCATTCAATGGCTGTTTGCCGGTCTGAATTCCGTCGAGATGGCGGTGTTGCCATGGTTTATTGTCCGGTTCTCCGGGGAGAGTCAGGACACGCCGGGAAGCATGGCACTGAACCGGTTTTTAGACGCCCGTCTCAGCCATATGGAAACGTTTTTAACGTCCCGTGAATGGCTGGCCGGACGCTTCTCGATTGCCGATATCGTGATGTCTGATGCCTTGCGCCTGGTTGGACGATTTGATGCACTGGCTGACTATCCTGCCTGTCAGGCTTATGTGGAACGTGCGACGGTAAGGCCGGCTTTCCAGAAAGCTTACGCGGATCAACTGGCACATTTTGCAGATGCGGACTGA
- a CDS encoding alkene reductase, producing MENLFQSIDLNDSISLKNRILMAPLTRCMADDALVPTQAMVDYYARRADIGLIITEATIIRPDGQGYPNTPGLYTPAQIAGWRKVTDKVHENGGKIFAQLWHTGRVAHPHFFGGEFVLAPSALGVEGTVPRMRELSYVVPKATTKEEIEELVADYAQAAINALEAGFDGVEIHGANGYLIDQFLHFSSNIREDEFGGNAENMARFPLAVVDAVVNAIGADRTALRLSPGAYVNITPDARDREVFDYLLAELESRHLAFLHVGIFDDQMSFDYLGGTASEYMRTHYSQTLVGVGGFTPETGSQALAEGKFDLLAIGRPLIANPDYVAKVKAGESLVEYSDTMLAELI from the coding sequence ATGGAAAACTTATTTCAATCCATTGATCTGAATGATTCGATCTCACTGAAAAACCGGATCCTGATGGCGCCACTGACCCGGTGTATGGCCGATGATGCGCTGGTCCCAACTCAGGCGATGGTGGATTACTATGCCCGTCGCGCTGATATTGGTCTGATTATCACAGAGGCAACCATTATTCGGCCGGACGGTCAGGGCTACCCGAATACCCCGGGACTCTACACGCCGGCACAAATTGCGGGCTGGCGGAAAGTAACCGACAAAGTCCATGAAAATGGCGGGAAAATCTTTGCTCAGCTCTGGCATACCGGCCGGGTCGCGCATCCGCACTTCTTTGGCGGCGAGTTCGTACTGGCACCTTCAGCACTCGGCGTTGAAGGGACAGTGCCTCGTATGCGTGAACTGAGCTACGTGGTTCCGAAAGCAACGACGAAAGAAGAAATTGAAGAGCTGGTTGCAGATTATGCTCAGGCGGCGATTAATGCGCTGGAAGCGGGGTTTGACGGCGTTGAAATTCATGGCGCGAATGGCTATCTGATCGACCAGTTCCTGCATTTCAGCAGCAATATTCGCGAAGATGAGTTTGGTGGCAACGCGGAAAATATGGCCCGCTTCCCGCTGGCAGTTGTGGATGCTGTGGTCAATGCGATTGGTGCCGATCGGACTGCGCTTCGTTTGTCCCCGGGTGCTTACGTCAACATCACACCGGATGCGCGCGACCGGGAGGTGTTTGATTACCTGCTGGCTGAGCTTGAATCCCGCCATCTGGCTTTCCTGCATGTCGGTATTTTTGATGACCAGATGTCGTTTGATTATCTGGGCGGCACGGCTTCTGAGTATATGCGCACTCACTACAGTCAGACGCTGGTTGGTGTCGGCGGCTTTACACCGGAAACCGGCAGTCAGGCGCTTGCTGAAGGGAAGTTTGATCTGCTGGCGATTGGTCGCCCGCTGATTGCCAACCCGGATTATGTTGCCAAAGTCAAAGCGGGTGAGTCGCTGGTTGAGTATTCCGACACCATGCTGGCTGAACTGATTTAA
- a CDS encoding TetR/AcrR family transcriptional regulator, which yields MRSAEFDREMVLRSAMDAFIAKGYSKTSMQDLKQATGLHPGSIYCAFTNKRGLLVEALEHYQAERDNAFVQLFDSQPTIMAGIAAYLDQMVAECEQENIKDCLLQKALSELAQDDKEIERLISHKLKDWEQLFACKFEHAQQNGELSTHRSAKALARYLVMGIYGIRAYSHTQPEPGELRELSAELMQHIQGI from the coding sequence ATGCGCAGTGCCGAATTTGACCGTGAAATGGTGTTACGTTCCGCGATGGATGCCTTTATTGCCAAGGGCTACAGCAAAACCAGCATGCAGGACCTGAAACAGGCCACCGGGCTGCATCCGGGTTCCATTTATTGTGCATTTACCAACAAACGTGGTTTGCTGGTCGAAGCGCTGGAGCACTATCAGGCCGAACGGGACAATGCTTTTGTGCAGTTATTTGACAGTCAACCCACAATCATGGCTGGCATTGCGGCCTATCTGGATCAGATGGTGGCCGAATGCGAACAGGAGAACATCAAAGATTGCCTGTTGCAAAAAGCGCTCAGTGAACTGGCACAGGACGATAAAGAGATTGAACGTCTGATCAGCCATAAACTGAAAGACTGGGAACAGCTGTTCGCCTGTAAATTTGAACATGCCCAACAAAATGGCGAGCTCTCAACCCATCGCAGTGCAAAAGCACTTGCCCGATATCTGGTCATGGGAATTTACGGCATCCGTGCTTATTCACACACACAACCTGAACCGGGAGAACTGCGTGAATTAAGTGCAGAACTGATGCAGCATATTCAGGGAATCTGA